The Desulfococcus multivorans DNA window GGAAAAGCGGTCTGCCGACAGGATCCGGGTCGAACGCGATCTGGCCAAAGTGGACGAAAGACTGGAAGAGCTTTCGGTCGGCGAAGATCTGGATGCTTTCGCAGAGCGTGTGAAATCCTGCGACCCTGACGAACTGTCGGCCGGAATCGAGGCACTGGCGTCAAAAAGGAAGCAACTGGAACAGGAGCGAAAGCGGATCGTTGCGGAACTGGCTTTAGCGGGGAAGGAATTGAACGCCATAGGCGAAGAGTCGGACGCGTCGATGATCGCCGTGAAAGCCGAAGGGCAGATCGCCAAAACCCAGGCGGACGTGGAGCGATACGTGAAATTGCGACTGGGGTCGGCGATTCTGGCCAAAGCCATGGAACGCTACCGCCAAACCCATCAGAGCCCCGTCCTGGAAGCGGCGGGCGGCTATTTCAAAACCATCACCCGAAACGCCTTCGAGGGCCTGCGCGCCGATTACGATGAAAAGGGAAACCCGGTGATCAAAGCCGTTCGGCCCGACGGCGCGCTGCTGGAAATCACCGAGTTGAGCGACGGCAGCCGCGACCAATTGTTTCTCGCCCTGCGGTTCGGAGGATTGTTCAATTACGTGAAAAACAACGGTCCCATGCCGTTGGTGGTGGACGACGTCCTGGTCCATTTCGACGACGAGCGCTCCGCCGCCGCCCTGAAAGCCATGGCCGATCTGGCCCGGGACACCCAGATCGTCTTTTTCACCCACCACCGGCACCTGATCGACGTGATGAAAAAGGCCTTGCCCGACAGCCCGCCGAACGTTCAATATCTTTAGCCGACAGCGATTTTGGCGGTATTGACGGTTGGCGTGCCCATTGGCACTCATACCATTGCAACCTGGCGCCGTCGATGGAATTATGCGTGGTATTCAATGCGCTTGCTGCGCAGGAACAGTTTTCTCGATTCTGTAATCAGTAAAACCACTACAGCTCCAACGGCGCAGATACCCAGTTCCCCCGGACGCAGCGGTGTGGTGCGAAACACGGTGTTAAAAAACGGCACATAAATCAGGATCAACTGAAGGGCCAGTGTGACGCCAATGGCCAGCAGCAGCATCGGGTTGCTGAGCCAGGATTGCGTAAACAGCGATTGTGTCTGTTTGCGCACACACAGGGCATAGGCCATCTGGCAGAATGTCAGCATAGTGAACACCATGGTCTGCCAGGCGTTCGAACCTGTTCCCCCGTCCCAGAACCAATACCCGGTCCCCACCGAGATCAGGCCGATGATCAGGCCCATGACGAGAATCTGCCAGCCCAGCCCGCGTGCGAAAATGCCTTCCCGCGGATTGTACGGCGGCCGGTTCATGACATCGCGCTCGGCTTCTTCGAAACCCAGAGCAACGGCCGGTACGCCATCGGTCACCAGATTGATCCATAAAATTTGAATCGGCAGCAGCGGCAGCGGCATACCCATCAGCGGGCCGGTGAGCATGACAACGATTTCACCGGCATTGCCGGTGAGGATGTATCTGACGAATTTGCGGATATTGTCGTAAATGCGGCGACCTTCTTTGACGGCGGCGACGATGGTGGCGAAATTATCATCCAGCAGGACCATATCGGAGGATTCTTTGCTGACGTCGGTACCCGTGATCCCCATGGCCACACCAATGTCGGCTGATTTCAGCGCCGGTGCATCGTTGACCCCGTCGCCCGTCATCGAGACGATCTCATGCTGTGCTTGCAGCGCGTCGATGATGACCATCTTGTGCTTGGGCGAGACGCGCGCAAAGACGGAAACCTCCTTGATCCGAGCGCTGAGCGCGTCTACGGTCATCTTGTCCAGATCCTGACCGGTCAGAACCGTATCGGAGGTGGTCAGCCCCAAATTCTTGGCGATGGCGACAGCCGTCAGGGGATGATCGCCGGTGATCATAATCGGACGAATTCCGGCCTGCTTGCACAGCCGGACCGACTCGATCGCTTCGGGCCGCACCGGATCGAGCATGCAGGCCATACCCAGAAATACCAGATCCTCCTCGTAGCGCGCCGGTTGGTCGAGTTCGTCGACATCCATCAACCGATAAGCCAAGCCCAGCACCCGAATGCCTTTTTTCGCCATCGCGGTGTTTTCGGCTGAAATCTCCTCTTTTCTCTTTTGGCCCAAAGGTTGAACAACGCCGTTTATCAGAATCCTGCTGCATACCTCGATCAAGCCGTCGGTCGCCCCTTTGGCCAACACCAGGTGATCGGCGTGCCCCTGGTTTCCGGCGGCGGTAAGAACAGGGTGCAAAGTCGTTCCTTGGGAAGGCGACGGCAGGGCGTGAACGGTGGACATCCGTTTACGCTCGGAGTCAAAGGGCAGTTCGCGAACACGCGGCAACATAGCCTGCAGATCGCGCTGCACCAATCCGGCCTGTTGGGCGGCAAGCACCAGTGCGCCTTCGGTGGGATCGCCGAGAATACCGTTTTGCGCATTTTCGTCGATGACGGCATCGTTGCACAGCATCCCGGCCAGCAGCAGCAGGCCGAGATCGGCATCCTCGCCGTGTTCCGCCACGGCTTCATCGAGGGAATAGCGGCGAACCGGCAGCACCACGTCCGATACCGTCATTCTGTTCTGCGTCAGGGTGCCGGTTTTGTCGGAACAAATCACGGTCACCCCGCCCAGGGTTTCCACGGCCGGAAGCTGCCGGATCAACGCATTTTTCTTCAACATCTGCTGCGCCCCCAGGGCCAGGGCGATGGTGACGACAGCCGGCAGGCCTTCGGGGACGGCCGCCACCGCCATGCTGATGGCGGTCATGAACATTTCCTTGAAGCCCGCGCCCTGCAGATAGATCATGCCGGCCACCATGATGATCAGCACCCCGGCGGCCATGGCCAACGATCTGCCGAGCTTCGCCAACCGGCGTTGCAGCGGGGTTCGCTCATCCTCAACGTCCTGAAGCATGGTGGCGATCTTACCCAATTCGGTCTGCATGGCGGTGCCGGTGACGACGGCCTCGCCGCGCCCGTAGGTCACCACCGTGCCCCTGTAAATCATGTTCCTGCGGTCGGCCAGGGCAAGCTCGCCATCCGGCAGTGCGCCGGTATCCTTGTCCACCGATTCTGATTCGCCGGTCAGGGCCGCTTCCTGGACTTTGAGGTTCGCGGCTGCGATGAGTCGGGCATCCGCCGGCACAATGTTTCCGGCTTCAATGAGCAGGATGTCTCCCGGCACCAATTCCTTGGCCGAAATCTGCTGCTCTGCGCCGTCGCGCCGCACCCGCACATTGGGCACCGTCATTTTCTTGAGGGCCGCCATGGCGTTTTCGGCCTTGAATTCCTGCCAAAACCCCAGAATCGTATTGAGCACCACAATGACGAAAATCACGACGGCATCGATATATTCCTGCAGCGCCGCCGAAATAACCACGGCGGCCAGCAGAATCAGGATCATCACTTCCTTCACCTGGGCCAACAGAATCCGCCAGGCCTTTCTCTTTCCCTTTTCGATCAGTTCGTTGGGGCCGTATTGCGCATAGCGGCGGCGCGCTTCCTCGGAAGCGAGGCCCGTATCGGACGATTGCAGTTTCTGTACGACCCCGGTTGGATCAAGCCGGTGCCAGTTGACCGTTCCGTGTCCTTGTTCACTCATGGTTTTCCTTTCCGCATTCTATAAACGGCCAATGGTTATTCGGCCAATCCACAATCCGGTTCAAGAGCGATGGGCCTTCGACCTGTGCCGGTGTCGAAGCTTTTATTGCAAACGTTTTTTGTTCGCCCAGGCAATCTCTGAGAGACCGATCATATCGATTCCGTAAGCCTGTGGGGTCTGGTTGCCTGCAAACGGCAGGTTTATGGGTCAGTCAGTTGAATCCGTTTCCCCGAGCTTTTGTGAAGTCCTTGTCCCTGGAAGAAATTCTTTGAAAACTTCCCCGTATATATCCCAGATCGTCACAAACAGTGCAGCGATGATCGGACCGATGATAAAGCCGATCAGGCCGAACAGAGCGATGCCTCCGAGTGTCCCGAAAAAAATCATCAGATCGTGCATCTGGGTATCTTTGCCGACCAGTCGTGGGCGCAGCACGTTATCGAGGCTGCCGACGATCAATCCGCAAAAAAGGATCAATCCGATCGCCTTGAGATAGCTGCCGCCGGCCGCCAGAATGATTGCCGCCGGCACCCAGATCAGGGCGGAACCGAGGGCGGGAATGATGGACAGCGCCGCCATGACCGTTCCCCAGAAAACCGCCGCCTCGATGCCCGCTACGGCGAAAGCGACCCCTGCCAGGCCGCCCTGCAACACACCGATCAGTGCCGTTCCCTTCAACGTTGCCCGGGTCACCGATGTGAATCTGTCCAGCAGGCGTTGTTCATCCCTGTCCTCAAGCGGCAGATACAATAACATACGATCGAGAAGGACTTTTCCGTCTACCAGAAAAAAATAGCTGATATACAGAAAAACAAAGAACATGAAGATGAAATTGACCGTGCCGACAGCCCCTGCGGAGAGGCTGTTGACAAGGAACACACTGATCCTGCTGGCTAATTCGCCGGCCTTGCTGATGATCTGGCCGTGATAGGGAAGAATCTCTTCATAAAAGGGAATGCGTTGCAAATACTCGGAAAAGGCAGCCGGTTGTTCAATCTGCCGCTGTACCCAGGGCGTGATCGATTGCCCCACCTTAATGGCTTGGGCGGTTACAATGCTGATCAGTCCCGAAACCGGCACTAAAATGATTATAACGAACAACAGCAGTGTAGTCAGAGAAGCCGCTCTTCGACGGCCGCCGAAAAGTTGAACAATCTTACGGTAGCCCGGCTGTGCCATTGCGGAAAAGATGCCGGCCAGCAAAAGCGCCATCAGGAAATTGCGTATCATGCTGATGAAAAGCGCGGAAATCAATAGGATCAAGACCAACAGGACTATTTTGCTGACAGTACGACGTTGCATCTTCGGCTCTCAATAGAGGTTAGCTTCAATTGCGTCAGGCAATCGGCACCGGTTGTCCCGACGCTGTCAGATCTTCAGCCTGAAATGATTTATAATCGGCTTTCAAGAAACTATCAAATCCTTTGTAATCCCAAGGCCAGGACTTCCAGTTGATTGGTGAGCAGGTCCTGAATCCACAATTCGTCGGAGACCGCTGGATGCGCGCATTCGGCCGGCTGCTCCTGGGTCAGCCAGACCGTAGGTGCGATACCTGGATTCCTGCTGCCCGCCCGGACATCGTCGATGATGACAATGTTCACAAGATGGACACACGGCTCGTGGTGGATAGCGCAAACATTCCGCTGAGCA harbors:
- a CDS encoding cation-translocating P-type ATPase; this translates as MSEQGHGTVNWHRLDPTGVVQKLQSSDTGLASEEARRRYAQYGPNELIEKGKRKAWRILLAQVKEVMILILLAAVVISAALQEYIDAVVIFVIVVLNTILGFWQEFKAENAMAALKKMTVPNVRVRRDGAEQQISAKELVPGDILLIEAGNIVPADARLIAAANLKVQEAALTGESESVDKDTGALPDGELALADRRNMIYRGTVVTYGRGEAVVTGTAMQTELGKIATMLQDVEDERTPLQRRLAKLGRSLAMAAGVLIIMVAGMIYLQGAGFKEMFMTAISMAVAAVPEGLPAVVTIALALGAQQMLKKNALIRQLPAVETLGGVTVICSDKTGTLTQNRMTVSDVVLPVRRYSLDEAVAEHGEDADLGLLLLAGMLCNDAVIDENAQNGILGDPTEGALVLAAQQAGLVQRDLQAMLPRVRELPFDSERKRMSTVHALPSPSQGTTLHPVLTAAGNQGHADHLVLAKGATDGLIEVCSRILINGVVQPLGQKRKEEISAENTAMAKKGIRVLGLAYRLMDVDELDQPARYEEDLVFLGMACMLDPVRPEAIESVRLCKQAGIRPIMITGDHPLTAVAIAKNLGLTTSDTVLTGQDLDKMTVDALSARIKEVSVFARVSPKHKMVIIDALQAQHEIVSMTGDGVNDAPALKSADIGVAMGITGTDVSKESSDMVLLDDNFATIVAAVKEGRRIYDNIRKFVRYILTGNAGEIVVMLTGPLMGMPLPLLPIQILWINLVTDGVPAVALGFEEAERDVMNRPPYNPREGIFARGLGWQILVMGLIIGLISVGTGYWFWDGGTGSNAWQTMVFTMLTFCQMAYALCVRKQTQSLFTQSWLSNPMLLLAIGVTLALQLILIYVPFFNTVFRTTPLRPGELGICAVGAVVVLLITESRKLFLRSKRIEYHA
- a CDS encoding AI-2E family transporter codes for the protein MQRRTVSKIVLLVLILLISALFISMIRNFLMALLLAGIFSAMAQPGYRKIVQLFGGRRRAASLTTLLLFVIIILVPVSGLISIVTAQAIKVGQSITPWVQRQIEQPAAFSEYLQRIPFYEEILPYHGQIISKAGELASRISVFLVNSLSAGAVGTVNFIFMFFVFLYISYFFLVDGKVLLDRMLLYLPLEDRDEQRLLDRFTSVTRATLKGTALIGVLQGGLAGVAFAVAGIEAAVFWGTVMAALSIIPALGSALIWVPAAIILAAGGSYLKAIGLILFCGLIVGSLDNVLRPRLVGKDTQMHDLMIFFGTLGGIALFGLIGFIIGPIIAALFVTIWDIYGEVFKEFLPGTRTSQKLGETDSTD